The Acropora muricata isolate sample 2 unplaced genomic scaffold, ASM3666990v1 scaffold_703, whole genome shotgun sequence genome has a segment encoding these proteins:
- the LOC136906232 gene encoding recQ-like DNA helicase Blm, translated as MFYSSLHFAIVNSSYWNINLKPKQVQCLEAIYFGRDTIAVLPTGYGKSIIFHLLPGLFLHKINSRSRSQTESPIHPVIVVISPLNSLITDQIRRSTEGNVKAAILNVRKAKDSDDLELDNTSETNSSWLKDAKYDIIFTHPEAVLSCKNGIELFQSTPYQRGVQAIVIDEAHCILEWGDDFRKDYANLAMLCATFPTVPVVALTATASKRDVTEIKVSLNLKNPLEIVGNPNRPNIFYKKVFRRGDDVDFFDELLNPIAIGLKEKKVDYPISILYLPLRWCGFSFKFFQKQLGDDQYYSPVNPVERKPENRLFAQYHSPQTRTMKDSILKELSSPSSTVRVVFATVAMGMGVDIPSIRNIIHVGPPRTIREYIQETGRAGRDGKQSFAVLYYNNRDIAKNKEGMSDEIRQFCRLEASCLRKFLLNSLDATSPKCIGHLCCSFCESVCDCNNCLGHTSCLP; from the exons ATGTTTTATAGCAGTCTTCACTTCGCGATCGTTAACAGCAGCTACTGGAATATAAATCTCAAGCCCAAACAAGTCCAGTGCTTGGAGGCTATTTACTTTGGAAGAGATACTATCGCTGTACTACCAACAGGATACGGAAAATCGATAATCTTCCATCTTTTACCCGGGCTTTTCTTGCACAAAATCAACTCTCGATCGAGGAGTCAGACAGAATCACCAATCCATCCCGTGATTGTTGTCATTTCACCGTTGAACTCTTTGATAACCGATCAGATCAGAAGAAGTACAGAGGGAAACGTGAAAGCGGCTATCCTTAATGTAAGAAAGGCTAAGGACAGTGACGATTTAGAACTAGACAACACGAGCGAGACGAACTCCTCTTGGTTAAAGGATGCGAAATATGACATAATTTTCACACATCCCGAGGCTGTTTTATCTTGCAAAAACGGGATAGAGCTCTTTCAAAGCACGCCGTATCAACGAGGCGTTCAAGCGATAGTTATTGATGAAGCCCATTGTATTCTAGAATG GGGAGACGACTTTCGCAAGGATTATGCCAACCTGGCAATGCTGTGTGCCACTTTCCCCACTGTACCTGTGGTCGCCCTTACCGCTACAGCAAGTAAGAGAGATGTGACAGAAATCAAGGTATCGCTTAATTTAAAGAATCCTTTAGAAATTGTGGGGAATCCAAACCGGCCAAACATCTTCTACAAGAAAGTGTTTCGTAGAGGGGATGATGTGGACTTTTTTGATGAACTTTTGAACCCTATTGCTATTGGCCTCAAAGAGAAAAAGGTGGATTATCCCATCTCCATCTTATACTTGCCCTTGAGGTGGTGTggattttcctttaaattttttcaaaagcaGCTTGGTGATGATCAGTATTACTCACCAGTTAACCCTGTGGAAAGGAAGCCTGAAAACAGGCTGTTTGCGCAGTACCATTCTCCACAAACAAGGACAATGAAGGATTCGATTTTAAAGGAActttcatcaccatcatcaaCAGTAAGAGTGGTGTTTGCTACGGTCGCAATGGGGATGGGTGTGGATATCCCATCAATCAGAAATATCATTCATGTTGGACCACCACGCACCATCAGGGAGTATATTCAAGAAACTGGGCGGGCAGGTCGTGATGGGAAACAATCTTTTGCAGTTTTATACTACAACAACAGAGACATTGCAAAGAATAAGGAGGGCATGAGTGATGAAATTCGCCAATTTTGCCGCTTAGAGGCCTCTTGTCTTCGTAAATTTCTTTTGAATAGTCTCGATGCGACAAGCCCAAAATGTATAGGCCATCTCTGCTGTAGCTTTTGTGAATCTGTATGTGATTGCAACAATTGTCTGGGTCATACCAGTTGCCTTCCCTGA
- the LOC136906233 gene encoding zinc finger protein 862-like: MPPKKILRLDSSQRKLPTFFNTTAEQNHDTVSENNETDERDGSCETTGEGASKHSSSEERKFQSKWLTLWPWLTFEDGAMYCKLCLKKGKKNTMTAGCKTFKTSSLTRHEELTDHKHAIAEGELQTNFNASLSKMFIEENEAIMKAMKAVYWMASENLPMTKYNSMMQLLKDLGVPIACLQVSERVDYESYYTANEIMSAISTQIDAEVSERIERSPFVTFLADESTDIANKKRMTMHVRIVDPKTSVAETVYLRDVEYEDGTGEGLAQEILHEVQKRKIPPTKMIGFGSDGANVMSGEGKGVHGRLKEQNAHMVHIHCMAHRLALCTSQAANDIPRLKKYQEWLTSLFYYMKASATREHELHKVQEVLNHPVLKYKEIHAVRWLSCYEAVEAVYRTLDPLISYFHQRKASKDPKAKGLLKAMASTQFIYITYLLMDVLPIVCRLCLQLQAENLDVAKAKVSVDQCLADLQAYRSGTQKFPTHVQRFDKDIAKTNGHNEFKGHIVRGEGWENFLALKNEFIDQLLANINKRFPKKSLMSSFYVLAMRTINFEKDPEEFGNTEIAELLKHFGEEKVHKNKHFPPVVSKPEVRAEWARAKTIVRSLHYPVDQMKELWQLLTTHHSDELPNLIKLAQITLLLPLHTADCERAFSAQNLILTKMRNRLAPEISDKLLQIRIHGKGLKEHDFSKTLVIWHQQKKRFLKAGHSVSHKLTTGV, translated from the exons ATGCCTCCGAAAAAAATCTTGAGATTGGACAGCTCGCAGAGAAAGTTGCCTACATTTTTCAACACAACAGCGGAGCAGAATCATGATACTGTGAGCGAAAACAACGAAACGGACGAAAGAGATGGTTCATGTGAAACGACTGGCGAAGGTGCTTCCAAGCATTCTAGTTCTGAGGAGAGAAAATTCCAAAGTAAGTGGCTAACCTTATGGCCTTGGCTAACATTCGAGGACGGTGCAATGTACTGCAAACTTTgcttaaaaaaaggaaagaaaaacactaTGACTGCCGGTTGTAAAACTTTCAAAACGAGTAGCCTGACTAGGCACGAGGAACTTACAGACCACAAACATGCTATAGCTGAAGGTGAGTTGCAGACGAATTTCAACGCTAGTCTTTCCAAAATGTTCATTGAAGAAAATGAGGCGATTATGAAGGCAATGAAAGCGGTTTACTGGATGGCTTCCGAGAACTTGCCGATGACAAAGTACAATAGTATGATGCAATTGCTCAAAGATCTCGGGGTGCCAATAGCGTGTTTACAAGTAAGCGAGAGAGTTGATTATGAAAGCTACTACACCGCTAACGAGATCATGTCAGCCATAAGTACCCAAATTGATGCGGAAGTCAGCGAAAGGATTGAGCGTTCACCGTTCGTAACATTTCTTGCAGATGAAAGTACAGACATTgccaacaaaaaaagaatgacAATGCATGTAAGAATTGTTGACCCCAAAACTTCAGTGGCAGAAACAGTCTACTTGAGGGATGTTGAGTACGAAGATGGCACAGGGGAAGGTTTAGCTCAAGAAATTTTACATGAAGTCCAGAAAAGGAAGATACCCCCTACAAAAATGATTGGATTTGGTTCTGATGGAGCGAACGTCATGAGCGGAGAAGGAAAAGGCGTGCACGGGAGGCTGAAAGAGCAAAATGCACATATGGTACACATTCATTGCATGGCACACAGGTTGGCACTCTGCACAAGCCAAGCAGCAAATGACATTCCACGCTTAAAGAAGTACCAAGAATGGCTTACatctttattttattacatgaaaGCTTCAGCAACAAGGGAGCACGAACTGCATAAAGTGCAAGAAGTTCTAAATCACCCTGTACTTAAGTACAAAGAAATCCATGCTGTTCGTTGGCTGTCCTGTTATGAAGCTGTAGAGGCGGTTTACCGTACGTTGGACCCACTCATAAGCTACTTTCACCAAAGGAAGGCCTCCAAAGACCCCAAGGCCAAGGGACTGTTGAAGGCAATGGCCTCAACACAATTTATCTACATCACCTATCTCCTGATGGATGTGCTGCCCATTGTCTGTCGCCTCTGCCTTCAGCTTCAAGCAGAGAATCTGGATGTTGCCAAAGCGAAG GTATCTGTTGACCAGTGTCTAGCCGACCTTCAGGCTTATAGAAGCGGAACTCAGAAGTTCCCCACTCATGTTCAGAGGTTTGACAAGGACATTGCCAAAACAAATGGTCACAATGAGTTTAAAGGACACATTGTTCGGGGAGAAGGATGGGAAAACTTTCTTGCCCTGAAAAACGAATTTATTGACCAGCTACTTGCAAACATCAACAAACG ATTCCCGAAGAAAAGTCTAATGAGTAGCTTCTATGTACTTGCAATGCGAACCATCAACTTTGAAAAGGATCCAGAGGAGTTTGGAAACACTGAAATTGCAGAGTTGCTGAAACACTTTGGAGAAGAGAAG GTCCACAAGAACAAGCACTTTCCCCCTGTGGTGAGCAAGCCTGAAGTGAGGGCAGAGTGGGCTAGAGCCAAGACTATTGTTAGGTCCCTCCACTACCCTGTGGATCAAATGAAAGAGTTATGGCAACTCCTTACAACACACCACAGTGATGAGCTGCCCAATCTTATCAAGCTTGCCCAGATTACACTCTTGTTGCCCCTCCACACAGCTGATTGTGAGAGAGCTTTTTCTGCCCAGAATCTTATCTTGACCAAAATGAGGAATAGGCTCGCCCCTGAAATCAGTGATAAACTACTACAGATCAGGATCCATGGCAAGGGCCTGAAAGAACATGATTTTAGCAAGACTCTTGTCATTTGGCACCAACAAAAAAAGAGATTTCTTAAGGCTGGTCATTCTGTTAGTCACAAACTAACAACAGGAGTCTAA